CCTGGATGGCGATGGCCGGCTCGAGGTCATCTACGCCGACGAGCGCCAGCTGCGCATCTTCGACGGGGTGACGGGCGCGGTGCGCTGGCAGACGCCGCACAGCTCGGGCACCACGCACGAGTACCCGCTCGTCGCGGACGTGGATGGTGACAACGCCGCGGACATCGTCGTGGTGGAGAACGACAACGCCTCGCCGACGCCGGGCCTCAACGGCATCCGCGTGTACCACGACACCCAGGAGGGCTGGGCCGGCGCCCGGCGCATCTGGAACCAGCACGCCTACTCGGTGACGAACGTCAACGACGACGGCACCATCCCCAGCAGCCCGGAGGCCCACTGGTTGGATCCGAGGCTCAACGTCTTCCGCTCCAACGTCGCTGGTTACGTGGGCCAGGGCAACCCCTACGCCGCCGCGGACCTCGTCGCCTCCGAGGTGACGGCGTCGTGTGATGGCACGGGCGTGCTCACGCTCGGTGCGCGCGTGCGCAACCTGGGCGATGCTCCGGTGCCCGTCGGCGTGAAGGTGGCCTTCTACCGGGGCAACCCGGCCTCGGGCGGTACGCTGCTCGCGGTGGGCACCGCCGCCGACGCGCTGCCCGTGGGCTCCAGCGCGCTCGTGACCGTGTCCCTGCCCTCGTCCTTCACGGGCAACGCCGAGGTGTTCGCCGTGGTGGACGACGACGGCACGGGCAAGGGCCGCGACACCGAGTGCCGCGAGGACAACAACGCCGCCTCGGCCACGGTGGACCTCACCTGCCAGCCGCCGCCGAGCAACCAGCCGCCCGTGGCCCTCTGCCGCGACGTCACCGTCACGGTCAGCGACTCCTGCCAGGGCCACGCCAGCGTGAACAACGGCAGCTACGACCCGGACAACGGGCCCTCGCCGCTCACCGTCACCGAGTCGCCCAACGCCTCCTTCGGCCCGGGCCGCCACCCCGTCACGCTGACGGCCTCGGACGGTGAGGCGAGCTCCCAGTGCGTGGGCATCGTCACCGTGGTGGACTCCGCGAAGCCCACCATCACCTGCCCGCTCGGGGTGGACGCCAAGGTGGGCCTCGGCAGCCTCGGCCTCTCCATCCAGTACGCCGTCTCGGCCCAGGACAACTGCGGCCCGGTGCCCGTCACCTGCTCGCATCCCTCCGGCGCGCTCTTCCTGCTCGGCCTGACGAACGTCACCTGCACCGCGAAGGATGCTTCCGGCAACACGGCCTCGTGCAACTTCGGCGTCCGCGTGAGCGTCAGCATCTCGCTGCCGCTCTCCACCCAGGCCACGCAGGCCGCGGACCTCTGACGGCCCACGGAGCGCGGGTACCACCGGGTCGGCGAACCGCTGGAAGTTCAGCGGTTTGTCCGACCCGATGTCGTTTCCAGGATGAATTTGGATTCACGGCAAAGTTCCCCCCTGGCTGAGCGGACGCGCCTGGGGTAGGGTGCACCCATGGTGTCGGGTACGACACCGCGCGGTGTCGTAGCAGACCCCATCCTCAAGGGGTCTCGATACGAGGGAAGACGCATGGGTCACGCACTCCACTCCCCCCTGTCCGTCACGCAGTCCTCCAGCTCCGCCCCGGGCACTCCCTGGCGTGGGCGGATGCCCTTCGAGGAAGCGGGAAAGAGGGAACACCCGGTGCTGTGCGCCTCGGAGCTCTACGGGCGCATCTGCGTGAGGGATCCGTACTTCGCGCTGCGCGAGGTGTCGGTGGTGGGCGAGGGCGAGGTGCTGGCGCGGGTGCCGGTGGAGCAGGACCCGGGGCAGGAGGCCTCGCCCATCAACGCCGCCGAGGTGGGGCGGCACCTGGCCATCCTCGGCTCGTGTGCGTCGTCGCTGGTGAACCCGAAGGAGGGGCAGCACTACTACCTGGCGCGGCGCGCGCGGTTGGAGCGGCTGCACGAGGGCCCGCTGCCCCGCGCTACAGGGCTGTTGTGGGGCGCGGCGCGAGCGGAGTTCAAGGACAAGCGCACCGCCACCGCGAGCACGCTGCTGGCCAGCGGGGAGGGCCAGCCGCTCTTCTCGGTGGAGGTGGACTACAACGTGCTGTCGGCGGCGGCCTTCCAGCGTCTCTTCCAGTGCGCGCGCCAGGACATGCGCCGCGAGCCCCGCGAGCGTACGCGGTGCGAGGGCGCGCCGGCCGACTTCGCCGCCATGCGTCAGAATCCGCACCGTCACCCGCTGCCGTTGCGGGACTTCGTGCGTGACGGCGAGTGCCTGAAGGCCACGCTGGGCCCGGTGAGCGCGGAGCTGTGCAAGGGCCACTTCGCCATGCACCCGGTGCTGCCGGTGGCGGTGGTGATGAGCGGCCTGTCCGGGATGGCGGGCGCGCTGCTGCGCCAGCTGTTGGGCAACGCGTCGGTGCGCTACCTGGTGACGCGGGGCGAGGTGCGCGCGGACAGCCTCGCCTACGCCGGGGAGACGGTGACGTTCGGCGCCCACCTGCACGGGGTGGAGGGGCGCGACCACCACTTCTATTGCTGGGCCTCGGTGGGTGAGCGCCTGGTGGGGGTGATGGAGCTGACGCTCACCTGCCTGGAGTGACACTCACTCCCAGGTGATTTCGTAGTCCACCGAGTCGATGCCGAGCGTGTTCGCCGTGACGGTGCCCTTGAAGCCGAGGGCCTCCAGCGCGCCCTCGAAGATGCCCACGTGGTAGGCGGCCGGCTGCATGTCGCCGCGGTAGGCGATGATGCATGCCTTGGGGCCGGCGGGGCGGTGGTCGCGCTGGCCGTACGTCACCACGGTGCTGAAGGCCACGCGCGTCTGGGCGAAGAGCCGCTGCGGGTCCCCCTTGCCGAGGATGCCGAAGACGACCTGGCCCGGGCCGCTGGAGAAGCGGCCCACGCACGCACGGCCGCAGGCGTTGAAGACCGCGTCCTGGGCGCCCAGCTTGTTCTCCAATGCGTCCGCCGCGGCGTAGAGCAGCGTGAGGTAGTCCGAGGCGGGGTAGGTGCGCAGGTCGCTCATGTCCCTGGCCAGCGTGCCGGAGCGGACCTGACGCAACGCGTCCGCGCCTGCCTGCTTCTCGACGAGATCGAACACCACCCGGAAGAAGAGACCGCGTACCGCGTCGGTGGGCTTGGTGACGGCGATGCGAGCGGCGAGCTCGTTCTTGTTGGATGGCATGGGTTTGGTCCTACCCCGGGGAGAGTCGGAGGCACCCAAGCTTAACGCTCCGTCGCATTTCGTCGAGAAATTGGGACGCCAGGTAGGGGTTGTTCTTCCCAACCTATACCTCGGGTGCGAGGCGTGGATGACGCGATGCGCAGGAAGCCCGTGCTTGACACCCTGGCCCCGGTACGGAAAAGCCCGGGGCGAAGGCGCCGGCCCGCCTGCTCATTCCCCCTGGCCGCCTGGAGTCCGACGCGTGAAGCTCGCCACCCTGAACGACGGAACCCGCGATGGACGGCTCATCGTCGTCAAGCGGGACAACTCGGCCTACGCGCTCGCCACCAACGTGGCCCTCACGCTCCAGGCCGCGCTCGACAAGTGGGACGAGCTGGAGCCCAGGCTGCGCGCGCTGGCCGAGGAGCTCGAGGCCGACCGCGTGCAGAGCCGCCCCGTCGATGTCCGCGCCCTGCTCTCCCCGTTGCCGCGTGCCTACGAGTGGGTGGACGGCAGTGCCTACCTCAACCACGTCATCCTCGTGCGCAAGGCGCGCAACGCCGAGCCTCCGGCCACGATGAAGACGGATCCGCTCGTCTACCAGGGCGGCTCCGGTACCTTCCTCGCGCCGACGCAGGACCTGCCCCTGGTGGACGAGGCGTGGGGCATGGACTTCGAGTCCGAGGTGGCCGTCATCCTCGGCGACGTGCCGCTGGGGACGAAGGCCGAGGACGCGGCGAAGTACGTGAAGCTGGTGATGCTGTGCAACGACGTCACCCTGCGCAACCTCATCCCCAATGAGCTGGCCAAGGGCTTCGGCTTCTTCCAGGGCAAGCCCTCCAGCGCCTTCAGCCCCTTCGCGCTCACCCCGGACGAGCTCGGCGCCGCGTGGAAGGACGGCCGCGTCCACCTGCGCCTGCGCTCCATCCTCAACGGTCAGGTGGTGGGGGACACGGACGCCGGCCCGGAGATGCACTTCTCCTTCTTCGACCTCATCCAGCACATCGCGAAGACGCGCGCCTTCACCGCTGGCACCATCCTCGGCAGCGGCACCGTGTCCAACGAGGACCGTGCCCGGGGCATCTCCTGCCTCGCCGAGCGCCGGATGATCGAGACCATCGAGGCCGGTGCACCCAGGACGCCCTTCATGAAGGTGGGTGACACCATCGACATCGAGATGTTGGACGCGGAGGGACGCAGCCTCTTCGGGCGTATCTCCCAGAAGGTGGTGGGCACGTGAAGCTCTACAGTTACTGGCGTTCGTCGTGTTCGTGGCGGGTGCGTATCGCGCTCGAGCTCAAGGGGCTGTCGTATGAGTACGTGCCCGTGCACCTGGTGAAGGACGGGGGCGAGCAGAACAGCGAGTCCTACCGCTCCCTCAACCCCATGCGCACCGTGCCCATGCTGGAGCTCACCGAGGGGGGCCAGGTGCGCCGGTTGTCCCAGTCCATGGCCATCCTCGAGTACCTGGAGGAGCGCCACGCCTCGCCCGCCCTGCTGCCAGCCGACCCGTATCTCCGGGCTCGCTGCCGGATGTTGTCGGAGATGGTGAACTCGGGCATCCAGCCGTTGCAGAACCTGGCCGTGCTGCAGCGCATCAAGGGGGAGCTGAAGGGCGATGACAAGGCCTGGTGTGCCTATTGGATCGACCGGGGGCTGACGGCCTTCCAGGCCTCCGTCCAGGAGACGGCGGGCACGTACTGCCTGGGAGACGCAGTGTCGTTCGCCGACATCTGCCTGGTGCCCCAGCTCTACGGGGCCCGGCGTTTCGGGGTAGACCTCGCGCCCTACGGGCTGCTCACGCGCATCGAAGCGGCGTGCGCCAGCCTTCCCGCCTTCCAGGCGGCGCACCCGGACCGGCAGCCCGACGCGCAGCCGGCCTGAGTCGACGACGCATCAACGCAGTCGGAACCCGAAGCACCGGAGGAGTCGGCACACATGGCGAAGCTCGAGTCGCTGGGCATCAAGGGGCTGGAGAGCGTCCACTGGTACGTGAACGATCTGGAGCGCAGCCGGCACTTCTACGTGAACGGGTTGGACTTCGCGGAGCAGGGCGTGTCCTCGCCGGAGCTGGAGAAGGAGGGCAGGCAGAAGTCCGCCGTCTTCCAGGCGGGCGGCATCGTGCTGGTGGTGAGCCAACCGGTGGGCGAGGGCGGCCGCGCCTGGCGCTATCTGCGCAAGCACCCGGACGGGGTGGGCACGCTCAACTACCAGGTGGAGGACGTCGAGAAGACCTACCGCCTGCTGGAGCAGCGCGGCGCCACCTTCATCACCGACATCCAGCGCTTCACCGACGCGCAGGGCGG
This is a stretch of genomic DNA from Archangium violaceum. It encodes these proteins:
- a CDS encoding fumarylacetoacetate hydrolase family protein: MKLATLNDGTRDGRLIVVKRDNSAYALATNVALTLQAALDKWDELEPRLRALAEELEADRVQSRPVDVRALLSPLPRAYEWVDGSAYLNHVILVRKARNAEPPATMKTDPLVYQGGSGTFLAPTQDLPLVDEAWGMDFESEVAVILGDVPLGTKAEDAAKYVKLVMLCNDVTLRNLIPNELAKGFGFFQGKPSSAFSPFALTPDELGAAWKDGRVHLRLRSILNGQVVGDTDAGPEMHFSFFDLIQHIAKTRAFTAGTILGSGTVSNEDRARGISCLAERRMIETIEAGAPRTPFMKVGDTIDIEMLDAEGRSLFGRISQKVVGT
- the maiA gene encoding maleylacetoacetate isomerase, with protein sequence MKLYSYWRSSCSWRVRIALELKGLSYEYVPVHLVKDGGEQNSESYRSLNPMRTVPMLELTEGGQVRRLSQSMAILEYLEERHASPALLPADPYLRARCRMLSEMVNSGIQPLQNLAVLQRIKGELKGDDKAWCAYWIDRGLTAFQASVQETAGTYCLGDAVSFADICLVPQLYGARRFGVDLAPYGLLTRIEAACASLPAFQAAHPDRQPDAQPA
- a CDS encoding TIGR02265 family protein translates to MPSNKNELAARIAVTKPTDAVRGLFFRVVFDLVEKQAGADALRQVRSGTLARDMSDLRTYPASDYLTLLYAAADALENKLGAQDAVFNACGRACVGRFSSGPGQVVFGILGKGDPQRLFAQTRVAFSTVVTYGQRDHRPAGPKACIIAYRGDMQPAAYHVGIFEGALEALGFKGTVTANTLGIDSVDYEITWE
- a CDS encoding FG-GAP-like repeat-containing protein encodes the protein MRLYVALGTMVLASACGTTEQEGGSKALAERQLSERCEVPPPFTGHFEPELQWAWTGSGVMPESRQVMMTPVVVDVNRDGSPDIVFSTFDGELYNARAQAGGNPNINGVLRAISGEDGLELWAAASPLARVKPAASIAAGDIDGDGAVEICGIPEDGRGIICFENDGTFKFRSAPDANDYNEWGGPSLADLDGDGTVEILDGNRVYDNTGALKWVGSEGMDGALYTGPVSFAADIDQDGKQEVINGRSVYRHDGSLKCSNTQIPGGFAGVANFDGDAAGEIVVSGHGQVSLLDDDCSLLWSRPVHITDPEQPYHDNAGHGGAPNIADFDGDGQLEIGLAGDWNYTVYGANGAVKWTFPIWDYSSGKTTSTTFDLDGDGRLEVIYADERQLRIFDGVTGAVRWQTPHSSGTTHEYPLVADVDGDNAADIVVVENDNASPTPGLNGIRVYHDTQEGWAGARRIWNQHAYSVTNVNDDGTIPSSPEAHWLDPRLNVFRSNVAGYVGQGNPYAAADLVASEVTASCDGTGVLTLGARVRNLGDAPVPVGVKVAFYRGNPASGGTLLAVGTAADALPVGSSALVTVSLPSSFTGNAEVFAVVDDDGTGKGRDTECREDNNAASATVDLTCQPPPSNQPPVALCRDVTVTVSDSCQGHASVNNGSYDPDNGPSPLTVTESPNASFGPGRHPVTLTASDGEASSQCVGIVTVVDSAKPTITCPLGVDAKVGLGSLGLSIQYAVSAQDNCGPVPVTCSHPSGALFLLGLTNVTCTAKDASGNTASCNFGVRVSVSISLPLSTQATQAADL